Proteins encoded together in one Lachnospiraceae bacterium JLR.KK008 window:
- a CDS encoding flavodoxin family protein gives MKVLMINGSPHVEGNTYIALHEMEKVFARNQIGTELVQIGGKDIRGCVACGFCGRNGKCAFGDLVNETAPLFEACDGLVVGSPVYYASANATLIAFLDRLFYSTSFDKTMKVGASVVAARRGGLSATFDELNKYFTISGMPVASGQYWNSIHGRTAGEAAQDEEGLQTMRVLAENMSFLMKSIALGKETYGLPEKESRIVTNFIR, from the coding sequence ATGAAAGTACTTATGATCAACGGCTCCCCGCATGTGGAGGGGAATACTTATATCGCACTGCATGAGATGGAGAAGGTGTTTGCCAGGAATCAGATCGGGACAGAGCTGGTGCAGATCGGTGGCAAGGACATCAGAGGCTGCGTCGCCTGCGGTTTTTGCGGCAGGAACGGTAAATGTGCCTTTGGCGATCTCGTCAATGAGACAGCGCCGCTCTTTGAAGCCTGCGACGGCCTTGTAGTCGGCAGCCCGGTCTACTATGCGTCCGCCAATGCCACGCTTATAGCCTTTCTGGACCGGCTGTTCTACAGTACATCGTTCGACAAGACGATGAAAGTGGGAGCCAGTGTGGTGGCGGCCAGAAGAGGCGGCCTTTCGGCGACGTTTGACGAGCTGAATAAATACTTTACAATCTCCGGGATGCCTGTCGCTTCCGGCCAGTACTGGAACAGCATTCACGGCAGAACCGCCGGAGAGGCCGCGCAGGATGAGGAAGGACTTCAGACGATGCGTGTTCTGGCGGAGAATATGTCGTTTTTGATGAAAAGTATTGCGCTTGGCAAAGAGACTTATGGTCTGCCGGAAAAGGAATCCCGGATCGTAACCAACTTCATTCGATAG
- a CDS encoding N-acetylmuramoyl-L-alanine amidase — translation MKRVFVTAATIAMVCLTAFLLQRIPALEVFAASREVQAEKEVQPQTPMQSYSLEGMFDELWASGMLTEVSDIPVIFIDPGHGGEDEGCARGGIQEKMVNLSIAGRVRDKLEALGYTVIMSREDDSYITKEERVKMANAARADIYVSIHQNASEDTSVSGMEVWYEETGTGWDNRRLAQLMRQQTARKVETAERELRGDADFHVTGETKMPSCLIETGFLSNKEERNLLITEEYQEQIADGIVQGIEYYFHPKTMYLTFDDGPSEENTARVLDILKERGIRATFFLVGENVRKHPEIARRIVEEGHTIGIHCDTHDYEQVYESVDSYVEDFETARQTVYEVTGVDVKLFRFPGGSVNSYNQGVNEEIIEEMTERGYIYYDWNASLEDAVEDADPQDLIANGVETTLGRKKIIMLAHDVVYSTGICLNELLDQLPEYEMMPLDEDVEPIRF, via the coding sequence TTGAAACGTGTTTTTGTCACGGCGGCGACGATCGCGATGGTCTGTCTGACTGCTTTTCTGCTGCAAAGGATTCCTGCACTGGAAGTGTTTGCAGCCTCGCGGGAAGTCCAGGCGGAGAAAGAAGTGCAGCCGCAGACTCCGATGCAGAGTTATTCGCTGGAAGGGATGTTTGACGAATTGTGGGCTTCGGGGATGCTGACAGAAGTGTCAGATATACCGGTGATTTTTATAGACCCGGGGCATGGCGGTGAGGACGAAGGCTGTGCCAGAGGCGGAATCCAGGAGAAAATGGTGAACTTATCGATTGCCGGACGGGTGCGTGACAAACTGGAAGCGCTCGGCTATACGGTTATCATGTCGCGGGAAGATGACAGCTATATCACCAAAGAGGAGCGGGTAAAAATGGCAAATGCCGCCCGCGCAGACATTTATGTGAGCATTCATCAGAATGCTTCCGAGGATACGAGTGTCAGCGGAATGGAAGTGTGGTATGAGGAGACGGGCACCGGGTGGGATAACAGGCGGCTGGCACAGCTTATGCGCCAGCAGACGGCAAGGAAGGTGGAGACAGCAGAGCGGGAACTGCGGGGAGATGCGGACTTCCATGTGACCGGTGAGACGAAAATGCCGTCCTGCCTGATTGAGACAGGATTTCTGTCCAACAAAGAGGAACGGAACCTGCTGATCACGGAGGAATATCAGGAACAGATCGCGGACGGCATCGTGCAGGGGATCGAGTATTATTTCCACCCAAAGACGATGTATCTGACATTTGATGACGGACCATCCGAGGAAAACACCGCGAGGGTGCTGGATATTTTAAAAGAGCGGGGCATCAGGGCGACATTCTTTCTTGTAGGAGAAAATGTGAGAAAGCATCCGGAGATTGCGCGCAGGATTGTAGAGGAAGGGCATACGATCGGCATCCACTGTGACACCCATGACTATGAACAGGTGTATGAGAGTGTGGACAGCTATGTCGAGGATTTTGAGACGGCGAGGCAGACTGTCTACGAGGTGACAGGCGTGGATGTAAAGCTCTTCCGGTTTCCCGGAGGCAGCGTCAACAGCTATAATCAGGGCGTCAACGAGGAAATCATCGAGGAGATGACAGAGCGGGGCTATATTTATTATGACTGGAATGCCAGTCTGGAAGACGCTGTGGAAGATGCGGACCCGCAGGATCTGATCGCCAACGGCGTAGAGACGACACTGGGACGCAAGAAGATCATTATGCTGGCTCATGACGTCGTCTACAGCACGGGCATCTGCCTGAACGAACTGCTCGATCAACTTCCCGAGTATGAGATGATGCCCCTCGATGAAGATGTGGAGCCGATCCGGTTTTAG